A DNA window from Paenibacillus andongensis contains the following coding sequences:
- the pelF gene encoding GT4 family glycosyltransferase PelF: protein MRICIIAEGSYPYVTGGVSSWIHSLITNIPEHEFVIFTIGAFEKQRGQFKYKLPSNVVEVKEIFLDAYMREEGEWGHRFRLTASEQESFRALLGGAGHMDWGGIFNLLRTKQFRVAADFLMSKDYFDLLVELCKERYPQIPFTEMFWTVRSMVLPLFLSIRHDIPKADLYHSVSTGYAGVIGALGKHLYNKPYLLTEHGIYSREREEEIIKAGWVKGYFKDLWIDYFYRLSECSYESANEVITLFNRNREIEIELGCSPDKIKIIPNGVNLADYEEVIQEKQPDDSIVRIGAIVRVVPIKDIKTMIQSFALVKRDVPHAELYIMGPSEEDEEYLTECQQLVETLQVEGIIFTGEVRIKEYLGRMDVMVLSSVSEGMPLAILEGMASSKPFVATDVGSCRELLQGMDDGIGPAGLIVPVMHYDQMATALIKLCKNKKLREEMGRNGLERAGKYYTRKQFIESYQSLYGSYKEVNTWRV, encoded by the coding sequence ATGCGTATCTGTATTATCGCTGAGGGCTCCTATCCTTACGTGACGGGGGGAGTCTCGAGTTGGATTCATTCCCTGATTACGAATATACCGGAGCACGAATTTGTGATATTCACCATCGGCGCCTTCGAGAAGCAGCGAGGGCAATTTAAATATAAGCTGCCGTCCAATGTCGTAGAGGTGAAGGAAATATTTTTGGATGCCTACATGCGGGAAGAGGGAGAATGGGGTCATCGTTTCCGGTTGACGGCAAGCGAGCAGGAGTCGTTTCGTGCCTTGCTTGGGGGGGCCGGTCACATGGACTGGGGTGGCATTTTCAATCTGCTGCGTACGAAGCAGTTTCGTGTAGCTGCTGATTTTCTCATGAGCAAGGATTATTTTGATTTGTTGGTGGAGCTGTGTAAGGAGCGGTATCCCCAAATCCCCTTTACGGAAATGTTCTGGACTGTACGCTCAATGGTGCTTCCGTTGTTCTTATCCATTCGTCATGATATTCCGAAAGCCGATCTCTATCACAGTGTCTCCACGGGTTATGCGGGTGTAATAGGCGCACTCGGCAAGCATCTTTACAATAAACCCTATCTGTTGACCGAGCATGGGATTTACTCACGCGAGCGCGAAGAGGAGATTATTAAGGCGGGTTGGGTAAAAGGGTATTTTAAAGATCTATGGATTGATTACTTCTATCGCTTGTCGGAATGCTCTTATGAAAGTGCGAATGAGGTTATTACCTTATTTAACCGAAATCGTGAGATTGAAATTGAGCTAGGCTGCAGCCCGGATAAAATTAAAATTATCCCTAACGGGGTCAATCTTGCAGACTATGAAGAAGTTATACAAGAGAAACAACCGGACGATTCTATCGTGCGTATTGGCGCAATCGTGCGCGTCGTACCGATCAAAGATATCAAGACAATGATTCAAAGCTTTGCGCTTGTAAAGCGGGATGTACCGCATGCTGAACTATATATCATGGGACCATCCGAAGAGGATGAGGAATACCTGACAGAGTGTCAGCAGCTTGTAGAGACGCTGCAAGTGGAAGGAATTATTTTCACGGGTGAAGTGCGGATTAAGGAATATTTAGGTCGAATGGATGTCATGGTGCTTTCAAGTGTAAGTGAAGGAATGCCACTCGCAATTCTGGAAGGAATGGCTAGCTCCAAGCCCTTTGTCGCTACGGATGTGGGCAGCTGCCGTGAGCTGCTTCAAGGGATGGATGACGGCATTGGCCCAGCGGGGTTGATTGTTCCCGTGATGCATTACGACCAGATGGCTACAGCCCTTATCAAGCTTTGCAAGAATAAAAAGCTGCGTGAAGAAATGGGGAGAAATGGTCTGGAGCGGGCTGGAAAATATTATACAAGGAAGCAGTTTATTGAAAGCTATCAAAGCCTGTATGGATCATATAAGGAGGTGAATACATGGCGGGTATAG
- a CDS encoding DUF2194 domain-containing protein, producing MNKVKFNRNVYIILIGILLLAIAVQITNSKFILQFNRNGTANDGLKGLKSAVAQIQPSGKPYCIVFDSTDDFSEKQKTQTEYVLGYMKKPVKTLDVQSGAFQASGCQVVISTFVDMGLLGNLDELAQYVAQGGYVFQETTPVKGDAFYRLYRKMGIVNAGESHDAQGVHLTSNVLIGEENLIINDPFITNSVMSVELDKKSKVLAKTVEGAPLLWEYPYGQGKFMVFNGTMLQEKMNRGLISGAISMLEPVFVYPIFNSKIVYLDDFPMPIASVIDPIIYNEYHKTRPAFIKDIWWPDMLALAKQSDVKYTGVLIESYQDRVKPPFESPTDKDSKGLISYGREVLKSGGEIGLHGYNHQSFTGSQEVADEFGYKLWSSTDDMAAATKEAVNFAHEAFPSYSMVTYVPPSNVLSPEGREAIKKSWPTLAVIASLYPEDGKGLAYVQEYSIAKDGIVEMPRVTSGYTEGDFQRWLIANAITTHGVFSHFVHPDDAYSKDRSGGLTWEKMYKNFSEMLERIHQTYPWLRAMTSAEAAFDMEQELAGQVTLSTEGNVLHGKIAPFHDRAFFILRMENKIGKLRGCKIEKIDNNTYLITANNNEFDIELGG from the coding sequence ATGAACAAAGTCAAATTCAATCGTAACGTCTATATCATTCTGATAGGTATATTGCTGCTAGCTATCGCTGTTCAAATTACGAATTCTAAATTTATTCTTCAATTCAACCGCAACGGTACAGCGAACGATGGCCTGAAGGGGTTGAAATCAGCTGTTGCCCAGATACAGCCTTCCGGTAAGCCCTATTGCATTGTATTCGATAGTACTGATGACTTCAGTGAGAAACAAAAGACCCAAACGGAGTATGTGCTAGGATACATGAAAAAGCCGGTAAAGACTCTCGATGTTCAAAGTGGAGCTTTCCAAGCTTCGGGGTGTCAAGTCGTCATATCGACGTTCGTTGACATGGGCTTGCTTGGAAATCTCGATGAGCTCGCTCAATATGTGGCACAAGGCGGATATGTATTCCAAGAGACGACTCCCGTAAAGGGGGATGCTTTTTATCGACTTTACCGCAAGATGGGAATTGTGAACGCGGGCGAGAGTCATGATGCCCAGGGTGTTCATCTGACTTCTAATGTATTGATAGGTGAGGAAAATTTAATCATTAACGATCCATTCATCACCAATTCGGTGATGTCGGTTGAGCTCGATAAGAAGAGCAAAGTTTTGGCGAAAACGGTGGAGGGCGCTCCTCTTCTTTGGGAGTATCCATATGGTCAAGGCAAGTTCATGGTATTTAACGGGACCATGCTGCAGGAAAAAATGAATCGCGGACTCATTTCAGGAGCAATTAGTATGCTGGAGCCTGTGTTTGTATACCCGATCTTCAATTCGAAGATTGTCTATCTGGATGATTTTCCTATGCCGATAGCTTCGGTAATAGATCCAATCATTTATAATGAGTATCACAAAACGAGGCCTGCCTTTATCAAAGATATTTGGTGGCCGGATATGCTCGCGTTGGCGAAGCAGAGTGATGTTAAATATACGGGGGTTCTGATAGAATCCTATCAGGATCGAGTCAAGCCTCCTTTTGAATCACCGACAGACAAAGATTCAAAGGGGCTTATCTCGTACGGACGTGAGGTGTTGAAGAGCGGCGGTGAAATTGGGCTGCATGGGTATAACCATCAATCGTTTACAGGAAGTCAAGAAGTCGCGGATGAGTTCGGTTATAAGCTATGGAGCAGTACCGATGATATGGCGGCGGCAACCAAGGAAGCTGTGAATTTTGCACACGAAGCTTTTCCGAGTTACTCCATGGTAACGTATGTCCCACCATCTAATGTGCTTAGTCCGGAAGGCAGAGAAGCGATTAAGAAGAGTTGGCCGACGCTTGCGGTCATTGCTTCTTTATATCCTGAAGACGGAAAAGGACTAGCTTATGTGCAGGAATACAGCATTGCGAAAGATGGCATTGTGGAGATGCCGAGGGTGACTTCGGGCTATACCGAAGGCGATTTCCAACGGTGGTTAATTGCAAATGCCATAACGACGCATGGGGTTTTTTCTCATTTTGTCCATCCCGATGACGCCTATTCAAAGGATCGTAGCGGGGGTTTGACTTGGGAGAAGATGTATAAAAACTTTTCCGAAATGCTTGAACGTATCCATCAAACTTATCCATGGCTGAGGGCGATGACTTCCGCAGAAGCTGCTTTCGATATGGAGCAAGAACTCGCGGGCCAAGTTACGTTAAGTACGGAAGGGAATGTCTTGCATGGCAAGATTGCGCCTTTCCACGACCGCGCCTTCTTTATTTTAAGGATGGAAAATAAAATAGGTAAACTTCGTGGCTGTAAGATAGAAAAAATAGATAACAACACGTATTTGATCACAGCGAATAATAATGAATTTGACATCGAATTGGGTGGATGA
- a CDS encoding NAD-dependent epimerase/dehydratase family protein — MKVLITGGYGFIGSFVAERFYKEGYEVYIIDNLSTGNKQNVDFKHKGYVLSVEDRKCEEIFRSNRFDSVVHLAAQVNVKTSVEDPRLDSKSNVLGLSNMLSLSQKYNVHKFIFASSAAVYGNNDEIPLTESSVCNPISPYGINKWIGETYCSKWKQLYGLNTLCFRFSNVYGPRQGSVGEGGVISIFMEKVINGKELVVYGDGGQTRDFIYVEDVADAIYRSSYSRLDGVYNLSANTENSVNQLISALEGMHGSVAIVHSEQREGDIYRSKLDNSRIANDLDWVPKNSFQQGLAKTYNWFVQKHASQEQTRVKAKKQTAPSRLGQVIRTLMPYAENAFAFGFTAWMSLLLRDSLSDFIDIKIIYIILFGILYGNRQSMLAVGMSTGLYIYNELSKGREMLSLFYDPDFFFHIAVYLFIGLVVGYTVERKNTMLESKKKELESLSEKHEFLTEVFKETRQVKDELQQQIMNNGDSFGKIYSVVKELESLEPEKIFTSTVSVVESVMKSQTVTIYTVNKYGSYLRLLARSSGTQFDASKSMKVEDFPYIQKLLQEKKLFVNKDLKGDIPLLAAPVFNNGKVVAVISVHTMKFDYFTLYHQNLFKIIVDLISSSLSRALSYVEATAVQRYMDGTPVLKPEVFADILASKQVANAKHGVEFMLLTPIDAFDVSDETPQKVSRFLRETDYLGMSRDGKLLVLLSNSSQEEASFVLNRFEQNGIYMRMLDEEFSNA; from the coding sequence ATGAAGGTGTTAATTACAGGAGGATATGGCTTTATTGGATCTTTTGTCGCAGAACGCTTCTATAAAGAAGGTTATGAAGTTTATATCATAGATAATTTGTCTACCGGCAATAAGCAGAATGTAGATTTTAAGCATAAAGGCTATGTATTGTCCGTGGAGGATCGGAAATGCGAGGAAATTTTTCGCAGTAACCGGTTTGATTCTGTCGTTCATCTCGCTGCTCAAGTGAATGTGAAGACATCGGTTGAAGACCCGAGACTGGATTCGAAATCCAATGTACTCGGGCTTTCCAACATGCTTTCATTATCTCAGAAATATAATGTTCATAAGTTTATTTTCGCTTCTTCTGCTGCCGTTTATGGAAACAATGATGAAATTCCTCTGACGGAATCCTCGGTCTGTAATCCTATTTCCCCTTATGGTATTAATAAATGGATTGGTGAAACGTATTGCAGCAAGTGGAAGCAATTGTACGGTTTGAATACGCTTTGCTTCCGTTTTTCTAACGTATACGGACCGCGTCAAGGCAGCGTCGGCGAAGGTGGCGTTATCTCCATATTTATGGAAAAAGTGATAAATGGAAAAGAACTCGTCGTTTACGGAGATGGCGGGCAAACGAGGGACTTCATCTACGTGGAAGATGTGGCAGACGCTATTTATCGTTCGTCTTATTCCCGTTTGGATGGTGTGTATAATTTATCAGCGAATACGGAGAATTCGGTTAATCAATTAATTAGTGCGTTGGAAGGTATGCATGGCTCGGTGGCCATCGTGCATTCAGAGCAGCGTGAAGGGGATATATACCGTTCCAAGCTGGACAACAGTCGTATAGCGAACGATTTAGACTGGGTACCAAAGAATTCGTTTCAGCAGGGGCTTGCGAAGACGTACAATTGGTTCGTTCAGAAGCATGCCTCACAAGAGCAGACACGAGTTAAGGCAAAGAAACAAACCGCTCCTTCAAGACTAGGACAAGTCATTCGAACGTTGATGCCTTATGCAGAGAATGCGTTTGCCTTCGGATTTACAGCATGGATGAGCCTGCTGCTCAGAGACAGCTTGTCTGACTTTATCGATATCAAAATTATTTATATTATTTTGTTCGGCATCCTATACGGCAATAGACAATCTATGCTTGCTGTCGGGATGTCAACCGGACTTTATATTTATAATGAACTCAGTAAAGGTCGGGAAATGCTTTCGCTATTTTACGATCCTGACTTTTTCTTTCATATCGCTGTCTACTTGTTTATTGGATTAGTCGTCGGATATACGGTTGAGCGGAAAAACACCATGCTTGAATCGAAGAAGAAAGAGCTTGAATCGCTGTCCGAGAAACACGAGTTTTTAACAGAGGTATTTAAGGAGACTCGCCAGGTTAAGGATGAGCTTCAGCAGCAAATTATGAACAACGGAGACAGCTTTGGTAAAATTTATTCTGTTGTTAAAGAGCTGGAAAGTCTGGAGCCGGAAAAAATCTTTACTTCGACGGTTAGCGTCGTGGAATCGGTCATGAAATCGCAGACGGTTACGATCTATACGGTGAATAAATACGGCAGCTACCTCCGTCTCTTGGCTAGGTCAAGCGGTACGCAATTTGACGCGAGCAAATCGATGAAGGTGGAGGATTTCCCTTATATCCAAAAGCTCCTTCAGGAGAAGAAGCTTTTTGTTAACAAAGATTTAAAAGGGGACATCCCCCTCCTTGCCGCTCCTGTCTTCAATAATGGCAAAGTCGTTGCTGTCATTTCTGTCCATACCATGAAGTTTGATTATTTTACGTTATATCACCAGAACCTTTTCAAAATTATAGTGGACTTAATCTCTTCCTCCCTTTCGCGAGCACTTTCCTATGTGGAAGCTACGGCCGTTCAGCGGTATATGGATGGAACGCCTGTATTAAAACCGGAGGTTTTTGCCGACATATTAGCTAGTAAACAAGTTGCTAATGCCAAGCATGGCGTTGAGTTTATGCTGCTTACGCCAATCGATGCTTTTGATGTTTCCGATGAAACGCCACAGAAAGTTTCAAGATTTTTGCGGGAAACGGATTATTTGGGTATGAGCAGGGACGGGAAGCTTCTTGTGCTTCTCTCCAATTCGAGCCAGGAGGAAGCATCCTTCGTCTTAAATCGTTTTGAGCAAAATGGTATTTATATGCGCATGCTAGACGAGGAGTTCAGCAATGCTTGA